The following proteins come from a genomic window of Gottfriedia acidiceleris:
- a CDS encoding potassium channel family protein: MFRNQPIYFKSYTLFKITLILLSLIAIFGLIIHFAEPFTFPTVWDGMWWSIVTTFTVGYGDYVPLSPVGRFFAVILILLGTGFGSYYMISFTAQTFKNQDADFRGALTFTKKNHIIIVGWNERVKNVIKQLRASSNQVYIVLIDESLELLPPDLEKVHFVKGSASNDSVLEKANIKFANTILITADQNKNEQDADMQTILTIIATKGLNQSINCIAEILTKNQVINANRAGANEIIEAHLLTSFVMSGSIMHKGYSDVVLKLTNQLENFTVKILEVEQKMIGKFYFDIVVEELNNDKMIIGIIRDKQTIIRPDKSIKITKDDFLILLT; the protein is encoded by the coding sequence GTGTTTCGTAACCAACCTATCTATTTTAAATCCTATACACTATTTAAAATTACATTAATTTTATTATCGTTAATTGCTATTTTCGGATTAATCATCCATTTCGCTGAGCCATTTACTTTTCCAACTGTTTGGGACGGTATGTGGTGGTCAATAGTAACTACATTTACAGTAGGTTACGGCGATTACGTACCTCTATCTCCAGTTGGACGTTTTTTTGCAGTTATCTTAATTTTACTTGGTACTGGATTTGGTTCTTATTATATGATTTCATTCACAGCACAAACATTTAAGAACCAGGACGCGGATTTTAGAGGTGCACTTACATTTACGAAAAAGAACCATATTATAATAGTAGGATGGAACGAACGAGTTAAAAATGTTATTAAACAACTACGTGCATCTTCAAACCAGGTCTATATTGTATTAATTGATGAAAGTTTAGAGTTATTACCTCCTGATTTAGAAAAAGTGCACTTTGTAAAAGGCTCTGCCTCCAATGACTCAGTTTTAGAAAAAGCAAATATAAAATTTGCCAATACAATCTTAATTACTGCTGATCAAAATAAAAATGAGCAAGATGCTGATATGCAAACAATTTTAACAATCATTGCTACGAAAGGTCTTAACCAATCAATTAACTGTATCGCAGAAATCTTAACCAAAAATCAAGTTATTAATGCAAATCGAGCTGGCGCCAATGAAATAATTGAAGCGCATTTGTTAACTTCCTTTGTAATGTCAGGTTCAATTATGCATAAAGGATATTCAGATGTTGTACTTAAGTTAACAAATCAATTAGAAAACTTTACAGTAAAAATATTGGAAGTTGAACAAAAAATGATTGGAAAATTTTATTTCGATATTGTAGTTGAAGAATTAAACAACGATAAAATGATTATTGGAATCATTCGTGATAAACAAACAATCATCAGACCCGATAAAAGTATTAAAATTACTAAAGATGATTTTCTGATCTTACTTACTTAA
- a CDS encoding glucose-6-phosphate isomerase: MTSHIKFDYSKAKMFFQDHEISYLRDAVKLFHHTIHEKTGAGSDFLGWVELPNDYDKEEFSRIQKAAEKIKSDSDVLLVIGIGGSYLGARAAIEMLQHSFFNIASKEERKAPQVFFVGNNISSTYMHDLTQVLKDKDFSINVISKSGTTTEPAIAFRIFRKLLEEKYGVEEAKHRIYATTDKERGALKTVADEKGYETFVIPDDVGGRYSVLTAVGLLPIAAAGIDIEQMMKGAQDAYKEYNSSELEDNQAYQYAVVRNVLYNKGKTIEMLVNYEPSLQYFGEWWKQLFGESEGKDQKGIYPSSANFSTDLHSLGQYVQEGRRDLFETVLSVENPRHELTIELEDNDSDGLNYLAGKTVDFVNKKAFEGTILAHADGGVPNLIVSLPKLDEYTFGYTVYFFELACAMSGYLLGVNPFDQPGVEAYKKNMFALLGKPGFEELKMQLEERLK, encoded by the coding sequence ATGACTTCTCATATTAAATTTGACTATTCAAAAGCAAAAATGTTTTTTCAAGATCATGAAATATCATATTTAAGGGATGCCGTGAAATTATTTCACCATACAATTCATGAAAAAACAGGTGCAGGTAGCGACTTTCTAGGATGGGTAGAGTTACCTAATGACTATGACAAAGAAGAATTTTCTCGAATTCAAAAAGCAGCAGAGAAAATTAAATCAGATTCAGACGTTCTTTTAGTAATTGGTATCGGTGGATCTTATTTAGGTGCACGCGCTGCAATTGAAATGTTACAACACTCATTTTTTAATATTGCATCTAAAGAAGAAAGAAAAGCACCTCAAGTTTTCTTCGTAGGAAATAATATTAGTTCTACATATATGCACGATTTAACTCAAGTTTTAAAGGATAAGGATTTTTCTATTAATGTTATTTCAAAATCTGGGACAACTACTGAACCAGCTATTGCATTCCGTATTTTTAGAAAGCTGTTAGAAGAAAAATATGGTGTTGAAGAAGCTAAACATCGTATTTATGCTACAACTGATAAGGAACGTGGGGCATTAAAAACTGTTGCTGATGAAAAGGGATATGAAACATTTGTTATTCCTGATGATGTAGGTGGACGTTATTCAGTATTAACTGCAGTAGGTTTATTACCGATTGCTGCAGCGGGTATTGATATTGAACAAATGATGAAGGGTGCACAAGATGCATATAAAGAATACAACTCTTCAGAATTAGAAGATAATCAAGCATATCAATATGCAGTTGTTCGTAATGTTTTATATAACAAAGGGAAAACAATTGAGATGCTTGTTAACTACGAACCATCTTTACAATACTTTGGAGAATGGTGGAAGCAATTATTTGGAGAGAGTGAAGGGAAAGACCAAAAAGGTATCTATCCATCTTCAGCAAACTTCTCAACGGATTTACATTCTCTTGGACAATATGTACAAGAAGGTCGACGTGATTTATTTGAAACAGTTTTATCTGTTGAAAATCCTCGCCATGAATTAACAATTGAACTTGAGGATAACGACTCTGATGGATTAAATTATCTTGCTGGTAAAACTGTAGATTTTGTTAATAAAAAAGCTTTTGAAGGTACAATATTAGCTCATGCTGACGGTGGAGTACCAAATCTAATTGTTTCATTACCAAAATTAGATGAGTATACTTTCGGTTATACAGTATACTTCTTTGAACTAGCTTGTGCGATGAGTGGATATTTACTTGGTGTAAATCCGTTTGATCAACCAGGTGTTGAAGCATACAAGAAAAATATGTTTGCATTATTAGGTAAACCAGGATTTGAAGAACTAAAAATGCAATTAGAAGAACGCTTAAAATAA
- a CDS encoding alpha/beta fold hydrolase has protein sequence MNHSGTMQSTYKVSGLDVYYELYGYHNSNKQDSKVFVLIHGFLSSCFSFRRLIPFISKDHVVVVIDLPPFGKSGKHLNFKYSYDNFANVVISLVNHLNLQNIYLVGHSMGGQIALYVTKKEPELVKKVILLCSSGYLGRANPHLIISSYFPFFYLYIKRHLAKQGIMNSLISVVHNQKLIDDEMINGYKEPFLQDEIFRALTKMIRDREGDLSPEDLQNISVPTLLIWGEKDKVVPLEVGERLHRDLRYSTLYTYPEAGHLIPEEIPEHIYERISNFV, from the coding sequence ATGAATCATTCTGGAACAATGCAGTCAACATATAAGGTTTCTGGACTTGATGTTTATTATGAACTTTACGGATACCATAATAGCAATAAGCAAGATTCAAAAGTATTTGTATTAATTCACGGTTTTTTATCATCTTGCTTCAGTTTCCGAAGACTAATCCCTTTTATCTCAAAAGATCATGTTGTTGTCGTAATTGACCTACCCCCGTTTGGGAAAAGTGGAAAGCATTTAAATTTTAAATATTCGTATGATAACTTTGCGAATGTCGTTATCTCTCTTGTAAATCATTTAAATTTACAAAACATTTATTTAGTTGGACATTCTATGGGTGGGCAAATTGCTTTATATGTAACAAAGAAAGAACCGGAGCTTGTTAAAAAAGTGATTTTATTATGTAGTTCTGGTTATTTAGGAAGGGCAAATCCACATTTAATAATTTCATCTTATTTTCCTTTTTTCTATCTATATATTAAAAGGCATTTAGCTAAACAAGGTATTATGAATTCACTAATTTCAGTTGTTCATAATCAGAAGTTAATCGATGATGAGATGATAAACGGATACAAGGAACCTTTTTTACAAGATGAAATTTTTAGAGCATTAACAAAGATGATTCGTGATCGAGAAGGTGATTTAAGTCCTGAAGATTTACAAAATATATCTGTACCTACTCTATTAATTTGGGGTGAAAAAGATAAAGTTGTTCCATTAGAAGTAGGCGAAAGATTGCATCGTGATTTAAGGTACTCAACTTTATATACTTATCCAGAAGCAGGACACTTAATTCCTGAAGAAATTCCTGAACATATTTATGAACGTATTTCAAATTTTGTATAA
- a CDS encoding sensor histidine kinase, giving the protein MRKLLYSLSFLQKLWLTICLIVICTTIFFFLMFQFAYKQLYVSYVRSTLIQEGTSLVKHYHKTNNVNDFSEFVSKFDAVSNANVLFISNPRDLSACIPYNVSHESFITEDDRETLLKGKVITKTGFEKRFKHQIIGVVVPVVKKEKLEGIIYLHLPLRSVTELIQQSKWIFTISTLLFAFIILLIGRSIIKQMIKPLSRMEQISYKMANGDYTERIHYNSGDEIGKLATAFNSMSDSLQKEDENRKEFLANVSHELRTPLSYVKGYSEAILDGVIKQEQQLKYVGIIQKEASRMQRLVRDLLDLATLDGQQFPLSQEPNVIAQLIEDTIETYSQILIKRNIKIQKNLDETIIANVDPDRFQQVIHNLLDNSIRYTPTGKTIYITLFQEKQVTLEILDEGKGIPTKEILHLGERFYRVDKARSRNEGGTGLGLAIVKHIIDQHNGKIKFMNIDGKGLKVIITLPIFEI; this is encoded by the coding sequence ATGAGGAAATTACTCTATTCGTTATCGTTTTTACAAAAGCTTTGGTTAACGATTTGTTTAATCGTAATTTGTACAACAATCTTTTTCTTTTTAATGTTTCAATTTGCATATAAGCAATTATATGTTTCATATGTTCGTTCCACTTTAATCCAAGAAGGTACAAGTTTAGTAAAACATTATCATAAAACGAATAATGTTAATGACTTTTCAGAATTTGTTTCAAAATTTGATGCTGTTTCAAATGCTAATGTTTTATTTATTAGTAATCCTAGAGATTTAAGTGCATGTATTCCCTATAATGTAAGCCACGAATCTTTCATTACTGAAGATGATCGTGAAACTTTATTAAAAGGAAAAGTGATTACGAAAACAGGATTTGAAAAAAGATTTAAGCATCAAATAATTGGTGTTGTTGTTCCAGTTGTAAAAAAAGAAAAACTGGAAGGAATTATTTATTTACACTTACCTTTACGGAGTGTTACAGAATTGATCCAACAATCAAAATGGATCTTTACGATTAGTACATTGTTATTTGCTTTCATTATTCTTTTAATTGGTAGAAGTATAATAAAACAAATGATTAAGCCTTTATCCAGAATGGAGCAAATATCTTATAAAATGGCAAATGGTGATTACACCGAACGTATACACTATAATAGTGGTGATGAAATAGGAAAACTAGCTACTGCGTTTAACTCAATGTCTGATTCTTTACAAAAAGAAGATGAAAATAGAAAAGAGTTTTTAGCCAATGTTTCGCATGAATTAAGAACGCCATTAAGTTATGTTAAGGGATATAGTGAAGCAATTTTAGATGGTGTAATAAAACAAGAACAACAACTAAAATATGTTGGTATCATTCAGAAAGAGGCTAGTCGGATGCAAAGGTTAGTTAGAGATTTACTTGACTTGGCCACATTAGATGGTCAGCAATTTCCACTTAGTCAAGAACCTAACGTAATTGCTCAGCTAATTGAAGATACAATTGAAACATATTCTCAAATCCTCATTAAACGTAATATTAAAATTCAAAAGAATTTAGATGAGACGATTATCGCAAATGTTGACCCAGATCGTTTTCAACAGGTTATCCACAATTTACTTGATAACTCAATTCGTTACACACCTACAGGTAAAACAATTTATATTACACTATTTCAAGAAAAACAAGTCACATTAGAAATTTTAGACGAAGGAAAGGGAATTCCCACTAAAGAGATTCTTCATTTAGGAGAAAGATTTTATCGAGTCGATAAAGCAAGATCTAGAAACGAAGGTGGAACCGGATTAGGACTTGCCATCGTAAAACATATTATTGACCAACACAATGGTAAGATAAAATTTATGAATATAGATGGTAAAGGCTTGAAGGTTATTATTACTTTGCCGATATTTGAAATATAA
- a CDS encoding YugN family protein, with protein MYPLKSKLENAIFPLNDIEGKLKNHGFVIGANWEYDHGSFDLLMQDDDGYQYLRLPFNVTSGSLDMDGAVVQFETPFLLTHIYNEGLDDNVGIEGNLTGSLNQFQEPLEKDGKVPRKYQIKGFEILKRIEDELL; from the coding sequence ATGTATCCTTTAAAATCTAAATTAGAGAATGCAATATTTCCGCTTAATGACATTGAGGGGAAATTAAAAAATCATGGATTTGTAATTGGAGCAAACTGGGAATATGATCATGGGAGTTTTGATTTATTAATGCAGGACGATGACGGGTATCAATATTTAAGATTACCCTTTAATGTTACTTCAGGTTCGTTAGATATGGATGGGGCTGTTGTACAATTTGAGACTCCCTTTTTATTAACTCATATTTATAATGAGGGGTTAGATGATAATGTTGGTATAGAGGGAAATTTAACTGGATCATTAAATCAGTTCCAAGAACCACTTGAAAAAGATGGAAAAGTTCCTAGAAAATATCAAATAAAAGGGTTTGAAATTCTTAAGAGAATTGAGGATGAACTTTTATAA
- a CDS encoding CvfD/Ygs/GSP13 family RNA-binding post-transcriptional regulator, which translates to MAQNYNIGKVYTGKVTGIQTYGAFISLDQQTQGLVHISEIINGYVRDIRDYISVGQLVNVRVLSIDEMTGKISLSLKGASIDQGFNGEENLKHAARLLRELKPDGFSTLHKKLNEWLRVEMKKENMTN; encoded by the coding sequence ATGGCACAAAACTACAATATTGGAAAAGTTTACACTGGTAAAGTAACAGGGATTCAAACGTATGGTGCCTTTATTTCACTTGATCAACAAACACAAGGACTAGTACATATTTCCGAAATTATAAATGGATATGTTCGCGATATTCGAGACTATATTTCTGTTGGGCAATTAGTAAATGTACGTGTACTGTCTATTGATGAGATGACAGGAAAAATAAGTTTGTCTTTAAAAGGAGCAAGTATCGATCAAGGATTTAATGGTGAAGAGAACTTAAAACATGCAGCTAGACTATTAAGAGAACTTAAACCAGATGGATTTAGTACCCTGCATAAAAAATTAAATGAATGGCTTCGTGTTGAGATGAAGAAAGAAAATATGACGAATTAA
- a CDS encoding DUF378 domain-containing protein: MSTLQRIALIFTIIGAINWGLIGFFQFDLVAAIFGGADSAFARIIYGIVGISGLINLGLLFKPSEELGTHPETNEVR; the protein is encoded by the coding sequence ATGAGTACATTACAACGTATTGCACTTATTTTTACAATTATTGGGGCTATAAACTGGGGTTTAATTGGATTTTTTCAATTTGATTTAGTTGCAGCAATTTTTGGTGGTGCAGATTCTGCATTTGCTCGAATTATTTATGGTATCGTTGGTATTTCAGGATTAATTAACCTTGGCTTATTATTTAAACCTTCAGAAGAGCTAGGAACACATCCTGAAACAAATGAAGTAAGATAA